One segment of Polypterus senegalus isolate Bchr_013 chromosome 8, ASM1683550v1, whole genome shotgun sequence DNA contains the following:
- the LOC120534643 gene encoding zinc finger protein 184-like, which translates to MEKILANIKEEDCEWEPVHPQQETPKVKEENCEWNIKAVKEEFEPTSDNNDMQKNKSINGVQQEDLKLEPVTLPLCSDKGVPQRSFMPSRHDSLNQPSAHVRCERSLEPDVKKNEKAPCSSPSGEADLQGRGTFSSTLQTFVQCRPQQTLHEETMEKLTSVLDTLIPASLHYFVVPEDIPKKLDGTNTLQVQNKKSATLSICQDWKKTSKYKDKLSHMTEQQYGFCKYGKQFSDSTQLQIHTAVHTGKKPFCCSDYCKQFATCTHLQTHRRTHTGEKPYSCSDCGKRFSYYSSLQNHTRTHCGEKQYGCSECGIWFSTRKSLQTHSKVHTTKTIVALHLF; encoded by the exons ATGGAGAAAATACTTGCTAATATTAAAGAGGAAGACTGTGAGTGGGAACCTGTACATCCTCAGCAGGAGACTCCTAAAGTTAAGGAGGAAAACTGTGAATGGAACATTAAAGCAGTTAAAGAAGAATTTGAGCCAACATCTGATAATAATGACATGCAGAAGAACAAGAGTATAAATGGTGTCCAGCAAGAAGACCTTAAATTGGAGCCTGTCACTCTGCCTCTGTGTTCAGATAAAGGAGTACCTCAACGGAGCTTCATGCCAAGTAGACACGACTCCCTGAACCAACCTTCTGCCCATGTGCGGTGTGAGCGGTCTTTGGAGCCTGATGTGAAGAAGAATGAGAAAGCCCCATGTTCAAGTCCATCTGGGGAAG CAGATTTACAAGGAAGAGGCACCTTCTCTTCGACTCTCCAGACTTTTGTTCAGTGCAGACCACAACAAACACTACATGAAGAAACTATGGAGAAACTGACATCTGTCCTGGACACTTTGATTCCAGcctctttgcattattttgttgtaCCAGAAGATATACCGAAGAAATTAGATGGCACTAACACACTAcaggtacaaaataaaaaatcagcaaCTTTATCCATTTGCCAAGACTGGAAGAAAACGTCTAAATACAAAGATAAGTTGAGTCATATgacagaacagcaatatggcttctgcAAGTATGGAAAGCAATTCTCCGACAGTACCCAACTTCAGATACACACAGCAGTTCACACTGGGAAGAAGCCATTTTGCTGTTCTGACTATTGCAAGCAGTTTGCTACTTGTACCCATCTTCAGACCCACAGAAgaactcacactggagagaagccatattcttGCTCTGACTGTGGCAAACGATTTTCCTACTATAGTAGTCTTCAGAACCACACAAGAACTCACTGTGGAGAAAAGCAGtatggctgttctgaatgtggaatatGGTTCTCCACCAGAAAAAGTCTTCAGACCCACTCAAAAGTGCACACTACAAAGACCATTGTTGCACTCCACCTGTTCTAA
- the LOC120534644 gene encoding gastrula zinc finger protein XlCGF49.1-like — FTTTTHLQTHTRIHTGEKPYCCSDCGKQFSTSSGLQAHRRMHTGEKPFSCSECGKRFSFSSSLYSHTKSHSGEKPYCCSECGKQLSNRRNLQIHTRIHTGEKPYFCSECGKQFSFSSSLHNHARIHTGQKQYCCSHCGKRFSQMSSLWNHATTHSGEKPFSCSQCGKRFADRRSVQRHIKIHTRDKGEKMEVKKLK; from the coding sequence TTCACCACCACTACTCACCTCCAgacacacacaagaattcacactggagagaaaccgtattgctgttctgattgtggcaaacaattctccacTAGTAGTGGTCTTCAGGCCCATCGAAGAatgcacactggagaaaagccattttcctgctctgaatgtggaaaacgctTTTCCTTTAGTAGCAGTCTTTACAGCCACACAAAGAGTCACTCAGGGGAAAAGccatactgctgttctgaatgtggaaaacagcTGTCTAACAGACGTAACcttcaaatacacaccagaattcatactggagagaagccatatttctgttctgaatgtggcaaacaattttccTTCAGTAGTAGTCTTCACAACCATGCCAGAATTCACACCGGACAGAAACAGTATTGCTGTTCGCACTGTGGGAAACGATTCTCACAAATGAGCAGCCTTTGGAACCATGCAACAACTCACTCTGGAGAAAAGCCATTTAGCTGTTCtcaatgtggcaaacgatttgcTGACAGAAGAAGTGTTCAACGACACATAAAGATTCACACTAGAGATAAGGGAGAAAAAATGGAAGTAAAGAAATTGAAATAG